In Fulvia fulva chromosome 10, complete sequence, a single window of DNA contains:
- a CDS encoding KK-1 biosynthesis cluster protein TR03 has protein sequence MSAKDWADFAEGGSDWDLGDKARAVLLGPGDVLVMGPGTVHAVLTMGDSGPCLMTGGSFWDGNDLLHLLETLCWIGVNQGATNEALAYQLAPVVSALEEVVLGNRGHYLPKESDGQRFGELVKTLQDLGCASFCVSHAANMTNLPPCMEEA, from the exons ATGTCTGCTAAAGACTGGGCCGACTTTGCGGAAGGGGGGAGCGATTGGGATCTAGGTGACAAGGCACGGGCGGTCCTGCTTGGTCCTGGCGATGTTCTGGTCATGGGACCCGGAACAGTCCATGCTGTTCTTACCATGGGCGACTCGGGCCCATGTCTGATGACTGGGGGCTCTTTCTGGGATGGCAATGACCTTTTGCATCTCTTGGAGACGCTGTGCTGGATCGGAGTCAACCAAGGTGCTACGAATGAGGCGTTGGCATATCAGCTGGCCCCGGTGGTATCTGCATTGGAAGAAGTGGTGCTTGGCAATCGCGGTCATTATCTCCCGAAGGAAAGCGACGGCCAGCGGTTTGGAGAGCTTGTGAAGACCTTACAAGATTTAGGATGCGCCT CCTTTTGTGTATCGCATGCGGCTAACATGACTAACCTGCCTCCCTGTATGGAAGAAGCCTGA